Part of the Halorhabdus utahensis DSM 12940 genome, CGCAAAGAGCGCAGCGAGGACGACGGATCTACTGTTTGCCACTGACCGACCATTGTCTGTCCCGCTGAAATACCTTTTCAGACCTATCGGATCCCATTTACTTCTCAGCGTTCGGTTCGAGGGCAATCCATGAATCCTGGTGGGGAGTGGTGGGGCTCTGTGGCGTGGCATTCCGAAGCGGACTGCTCGGCAGGATCGATGTGTGTGGCCGAATCCATCGAACGGATCGAGATTGCCTACCCGGAACCGACTTTCGTGGTCACACGGAACCCTTCTGGCGGACTGAGGATTCCCAGGACGGTCCCCAGCGCGTGGACAACCGTGACAAGGGGTGCCAGTGGGAGCGCGAGCATCCAGACGTGGTAGTCCTCGCCGTAGTAGACGACCCCGCGGATAAACCAGAATGCAGTGAACAGCGCCAACCCCAGTGACGCCGCGAGAAAGGCCCCGCTGTGTCCCACGGACGCGCCGAGGGCCGACAGCGGCACCACGACCAGCATGACGATCGGCGACAGCCCCCACGTGTAGTTTCGAACGCGCGTCAGGAGTTCATAGCGGAGGGGGAGAATCTTCGCCGTCTGGAGGTTTCCGGCCGACCACCGGCGACGTTGCTGGAAGAGATCGTACAACGACGGCGGGGCCTCGTTTCGACAGACTGCCGCCGACAACGCGAAATCGAAATCGTGATCCTGGAACGCCGTCCAGACGAAGGCCGTGTCTTCGACGAGCGTCTCGCGATCCCAGGTGACAGTGTCTTCGACCTCGGTTCGGACAGCGATGCCGCCGCCCCAGGCGAACAGCGGGATCGACAGGCGGGCGAACGCTCGCTGTTCGATCTGAACGCCCATGCGGTAGACGTCAGCCAGAAAACTCAGGCTGGAACCAGTCCGTCGGGGCTTCTCACGCAACTGGACGACATCGGCGTCGGGCAACCCGTCGAAGGACTCGACGATGCTGTCCTCGTCCAGGTAGAGGACGAATTCACGATCGGTCGAGAGCGCCCGGCGGGCCCACTCCTGAGCGCGCCCCTTCCGAACGGCCTGACACGCAAAGTCGTCAGGGACGACGTGCACCGTCGCTCCTCTCACGTCGATGGGCTTTTCGGCGATCACGTGAACGTCTGTCAGCTCGTCCGGCACGGAATCGACCGTCTCCTGGACGACCGCTGTGGCGTCGACGGTCATGATTCTCACCTGTACGTCTTCCAGTCCGTACTCGTTCGACGGCGGTTCGTATCCCGATCCAAACACGTAGGTCAGCACAGTCCACAGGAGAGCGGTGCCCCCGAAGAGAACAGTAACGCCCCAAAGCGTGAGACCGAACAACGACCCGAGGCCGCCGTCCGCAGTCGTCGTGGTGGTCACACTGGCTTCCGCCGGTGCGCGCCCAGGTCCTGTCACGATCGTCGGTGCGAGTATGGTAGCGACCCCACCGACGACCAGCAACAGGGTGACGCCGATCAGTCCGATTCGCTCGGTGTTCATCATCGCTGGTTTCGCACTGTGATACCTTGAACCGCCCAGACGCTCCAAATTCGTTTTCACGATTCAGATCGTTCGTGACCCTATCCTCGGTGTCCCAACCAGCGCTTCTTCGAGCACCGCGCCGGGTGTCCCCGTTTCGATCATAGCGCCCATCTCCTGACGGCACACGCGCTG contains:
- a CDS encoding glycosyltransferase, whose translation is MNTERIGLIGVTLLLVVGGVATILAPTIVTGPGRAPAEASVTTTTTADGGLGSLFGLTLWGVTVLFGGTALLWTVLTYVFGSGYEPPSNEYGLEDVQVRIMTVDATAVVQETVDSVPDELTDVHVIAEKPIDVRGATVHVVPDDFACQAVRKGRAQEWARRALSTDREFVLYLDEDSIVESFDGLPDADVVQLREKPRRTGSSLSFLADVYRMGVQIEQRAFARLSIPLFAWGGGIAVRTEVEDTVTWDRETLVEDTAFVWTAFQDHDFDFALSAAVCRNEAPPSLYDLFQQRRRWSAGNLQTAKILPLRYELLTRVRNYTWGLSPIVMLVVVPLSALGASVGHSGAFLAASLGLALFTAFWFIRGVVYYGEDYHVWMLALPLAPLVTVVHALGTVLGILSPPEGFRVTTKVGSG